Proteins encoded by one window of Panicum virgatum strain AP13 chromosome 7N, P.virgatum_v5, whole genome shotgun sequence:
- the LOC120681216 gene encoding prophenin-2-like yields MPATPPRRRSTPPSQLPVAAVLPRRLHADGHAPGRSCPPRCVPRPRKAVTSLPGRRSPRPRTPARVAAAPPAPEAPTPDAWLPASVPAPPPAAAPDPECQSPP; encoded by the coding sequence ATgccagccacgccgccgcgccgccgctccacgccgccgAGCCAGCTCCCCGTCGCCGCAGTCCTTccacgccgcctccacgccgacgGTCATGCCCCCGGCCGGAGCTGCCCGCCCCGGTGCGTGCCACGCCCCCGCAAGGCCGTCACCTCCCTGCCTGGCCGGCGCTCGCCCCGCCCCCGGACCCCGGCACGAGTGGCAGCGGCGCCCCCGGCTCCCGAGGCCCCCACCCCAGACGCTTGGCTCCCGGCCTCCgtccccgccccgcccccggcggccgcccCCGACCCGGAGTGCCAGTCCCCTCCTTGA
- the LOC120683946 gene encoding protein diaphanous homolog 2-like has translation MAHKGRATSDVSYNPTDPPQAYSNPSVHTRITEYTEMGKALHGDTWDPATQPLSGEAIMRAGGGKKHGRYWIANSLVDTANTPTLSQLRARTTDLTPPIRPRPETSVASVRAIQARMDEETKRREEIEARLEEERTLRQEQERRWQEERMQERQRMEQALLAEREAAQQQMQTMFSYLQGLGATINYQPPPTMPWPPPPLPPLGLPSIFPPSGATSTPNQSIGGSNEPPDEHSPAQAASQWPLS, from the exons ATGGCGCACAAGGGCAGGGCGACGTCCGACGTCTCCTACAACCCGACGGATCCACCCCAGGCGTACAGCAACCCGAGCGTCCACACACGCATCACTGAGTACACGGAGATGGGAAAGGCGCTCCATGGGGACACATGGGATCCGGCCACCCAGCCCCTTTctggagaagccatcatgagggcaggaggagggaagaagcacgGCCGTTACTGGATCGCCAACAGCCTTGTCGACACAGCCAATACGCCGACTCTCTCCCAGCTTCGGGCAAGGACCACCGACTTGACCCCGCCAATACGCCCACggcctgagacttcagtggccagCGTGCGTGCAATCCAG GCCCGGATGGACGAAGAGACGAAGAGGCGGGAGGAGATCGAGgcgaggctggaggaggagcggacgctAAGGCAGGAGCAAGAGCGCAGGTGGCAGGAAGAGCGGATGCAGGAGCGGCAGAGGATGGAGCAGGCGCTTCTTGCTGAGCGAGAGGCCGCGCAACAACAGATGCAGACCATGTTCTCATACCTCCAAGGTCTTGGCGCGACAATCAACTATCAACCGCCGCCAACGATGCcctggcctccaccaccgctgccaCCGCTAGGCCTTCCTTCTATCTTTCCTCCATCTGGCGCTACAAGCACTCCT aatcaatcgATTGGGGGGTCAAATGAGCCTCCGGACGAGCATTCACCGGCACAGGCGGCATCACAGTGGCCACTGAGCTGA